The following are from one region of the Aquirufa lenticrescens genome:
- a CDS encoding lytic transglycosylase domain-containing protein — translation MWNRIILLFCLFISSFSFGQVTGAYQPAYDLVQIDSLAKVEQGGPPVFSIDPGLIQERLKKLENEIPLNYNIITHQFVEIFAFRKASFTQRMLERKDIYFPLYEKYLKKYGLPDELKYLSLIESGLENKAISNKGAGGLWQFMPYTARGDFGMRVDQYIDERFDAERATDAACQYLKRLHKTFGDWHLALAAYNTGPSNVKRAMRRCGGANDFWGIYACLPAQTRAYVPQFIAITYMMNFHWDHSIQPENWVIDIPKDSILVSGYLNLNTLTRLTGFSLDTLKRINPHLISHFLPKNANKVKVHIPKSHFAYFEQNRSRILDSARVDLSAPDSAEIDTNETEEPTPVAQRHTYRVKRGETLSRVARKLGLSVSELKRLNRIKGTKLQKGQTLVYFKLAKASKKYSKRSSFKKRKKTSRKKKKTKSKKRRKRR, via the coding sequence ATGTGGAATAGAATTATACTTCTTTTCTGTTTGTTTATTTCCTCTTTCTCCTTTGGCCAAGTCACAGGGGCATATCAACCTGCCTATGATTTAGTTCAAATTGATTCATTGGCCAAAGTAGAGCAAGGTGGCCCACCTGTCTTCAGCATTGATCCCGGTTTAATTCAAGAACGATTGAAAAAGCTGGAGAATGAAATTCCACTTAATTACAACATCATTACGCACCAATTTGTGGAGATTTTCGCCTTTAGAAAAGCGAGCTTCACACAACGAATGCTAGAAAGAAAGGATATTTATTTCCCTCTTTATGAGAAGTATTTAAAGAAATATGGCCTTCCAGATGAATTAAAATACTTGTCATTAATTGAGTCAGGTTTAGAAAATAAAGCCATTTCGAATAAAGGAGCTGGTGGATTATGGCAATTTATGCCATATACGGCACGAGGCGATTTTGGGATGCGGGTGGATCAATACATCGATGAGCGTTTCGATGCGGAGAGAGCGACAGATGCGGCTTGCCAATATTTAAAGCGACTTCACAAAACGTTTGGTGATTGGCACTTAGCACTTGCCGCTTATAATACGGGGCCATCGAATGTAAAAAGAGCCATGCGTCGCTGTGGTGGTGCAAATGATTTTTGGGGTATTTATGCGTGTTTACCTGCCCAAACGCGGGCTTATGTTCCTCAGTTCATTGCGATTACATACATGATGAATTTCCATTGGGATCATTCGATTCAGCCAGAAAACTGGGTGATTGATATTCCAAAGGATAGTATTTTAGTTTCTGGGTATTTGAATTTAAACACACTTACTAGATTGACAGGATTCTCTTTAGATACCTTAAAGCGAATCAATCCCCACCTCATTTCACATTTTTTACCGAAGAATGCTAATAAAGTAAAGGTTCATATCCCCAAGAGCCATTTTGCTTATTTTGAGCAAAATAGATCTCGTATTTTGGATTCTGCAAGGGTAGATTTATCAGCCCCTGATTCTGCAGAGATTGATACAAATGAAACGGAGGAACCTACTCCTGTAGCTCAGCGTCATACGTATCGTGTTAAACGAGGGGAAACCTTGTCACGTGTTGCACGCAAATTAGGTTTAAGTGTATCCGAATTGAAGCGACTGAATCGTATCAAGGGGACCAAGTTACAGAAAGGGCAAACGCTAGTTTATTTTAAATTAGCCAAAGCATCTAAGAAATATAGCAAGCGAAGCTCCTTCAAGAAGCGCAAAAAGACTTCTCGTAAAAAGAAAAAGACTAAATCTAAAAAACGCCGTAAACGCAGATAA
- a CDS encoding YkvA family protein has product MSQSGTWVKRIVDSRFFKEAMEKSEELFSQNKVGLLSLLRGALKKVQETASSSNLTVVKLLNRYIILFSELIKAYVQGSYTKLPLITLVKITAALLYFVMPFDFIPDFLPFVGFADDLAIVVWVGKAIKEELDEFEKHL; this is encoded by the coding sequence ATGTCACAATCAGGGACTTGGGTGAAGCGAATTGTGGACTCCCGTTTTTTTAAGGAGGCAATGGAAAAGAGTGAAGAGCTTTTTTCTCAGAACAAAGTAGGATTACTTAGTTTATTGCGAGGAGCTTTAAAAAAAGTACAAGAAACGGCCTCTTCGAGTAATTTGACAGTAGTGAAATTATTGAATCGCTATATTATCCTCTTTAGCGAATTAATTAAAGCTTATGTGCAAGGATCTTATACTAAGTTACCTTTAATAACGTTAGTTAAAATTACGGCTGCTTTACTCTACTTTGTGATGCCTTTTGACTTTATTCCTGACTTTCTACCCTTTGTAGGTTTTGCGGATGATTTAGCGATCGTAGTTTGGGTAGGAAAAGCGATCAAAGAGGAGTTAGATGAGTTTGAAAAACATCTTTAA
- the mdh gene encoding malate dehydrogenase — MKITVVGAGAVGATCADNIARKELADELVLLDIKEGIAEGKTLDMYQTASLLGFDTTLIGSTNDYTKTANSDVVVITSGLPRKPGMTREELIGVNAGIVKSVVENILKYSKNPIIVIISNPMDTMTYLAKSVAGLDKHRIIGMGGTLDSARFKCYLAKAMDVSINDISGTVIGGHGDTTMIPLKRLATYNGVPVSQFLDDTTLDKVVADTMVGGATLTGLLGTSAWYAPGAAGAALVEAIVRDEKKIMACCVSLDGEYGQKDICLGVPVVLGKNGWEKIVDYKLTADEQAAFNKSADAVRNMNSVLDTLSL, encoded by the coding sequence ATGAAAATCACAGTAGTAGGAGCAGGTGCTGTAGGAGCAACTTGTGCTGACAACATTGCCAGAAAAGAATTGGCAGATGAATTAGTTTTATTAGATATCAAAGAAGGTATCGCTGAAGGTAAAACATTAGATATGTATCAAACAGCTAGCTTGTTAGGTTTTGATACAACCTTAATCGGTTCTACGAATGATTACACAAAGACAGCTAACTCAGATGTAGTGGTAATTACTTCAGGACTTCCTCGTAAGCCAGGTATGACTCGTGAGGAGTTAATCGGGGTGAATGCTGGAATCGTGAAAAGTGTGGTAGAAAACATCTTAAAATATTCGAAAAACCCAATTATCGTGATCATCTCTAACCCGATGGATACGATGACGTATTTAGCTAAATCTGTAGCAGGATTAGACAAGCACCGCATCATTGGTATGGGTGGTACTTTAGACTCAGCACGTTTTAAATGCTATTTAGCGAAAGCAATGGATGTATCTATCAATGATATCTCAGGTACTGTTATCGGTGGCCACGGAGATACAACGATGATTCCATTGAAGCGCTTAGCGACTTACAATGGTGTTCCAGTTTCTCAATTCTTAGATGATACTACTTTAGATAAAGTGGTGGCTGATACGATGGTAGGTGGAGCTACTTTGACAGGCTTATTAGGTACGTCTGCTTGGTATGCGCCGGGTGCTGCTGGAGCGGCATTAGTAGAAGCTATCGTTCGTGATGAAAAGAAAATTATGGCTTGTTGCGTATCTCTTGATGGAGAATATGGCCAAAAAGATATCTGCTTAGGCGTTCCTGTCGTATTAGGCAAGAATGGTTGGGAGAAAATCGTTGATTATAAATTAACTGCTGATGAACAAGCTGCTTTCAACAAATCAGCTGATGCAGTTCGCAATATGAACTCGGTATTGGATACCTTGTCTCTATAA
- a CDS encoding ABC transporter permease — protein MKFLIQVYESLIFAYQALRSNLMRTTLSLLGVSVGIFAIVAVFTAVDSLNKNIRSEIDSFAGSGVLYVGKWPWIMQNNYPWWKYLNRPEMKYTEFQFLKDNLKSAKAIAIIDNGRSASATKGSSSMDVNMTGASYDYNQITSVPVQFGRYFLPIESENALNVVIIGAKVSENLQATVGDQIKLNGIKFQVIGIIEKKGNDILSFGGTPDEKAFIPYSTFSAVFQKDKPAPDIAIKAMDDDLGQENLEGEVTGLMRSLRSIKPKQESNFAVNRLDGLNQFFDGIFAALNVAGALIAGFSLLVGGFGIANIMFVSVKERTNIIGIQKSLGAKNYFILFQFLFEAVFLSLIGGLVGIGLVVLLTLIPQDALPLVLSMKNIVTGLFISSFIGILSGIIPAWVAAKMDPVIAIRSK, from the coding sequence ATGAAGTTTTTAATCCAAGTTTACGAGAGTTTGATCTTTGCCTACCAGGCATTACGTTCGAATTTAATGCGCACCACTTTGTCGCTTTTAGGCGTTAGCGTGGGGATTTTTGCCATTGTTGCCGTTTTCACCGCAGTCGATTCCTTGAATAAGAATATTCGTTCTGAAATTGATTCATTTGCCGGTTCTGGGGTATTGTACGTAGGTAAATGGCCTTGGATTATGCAGAATAACTACCCTTGGTGGAAATACTTGAATCGTCCAGAGATGAAATATACTGAGTTTCAATTCCTGAAAGACAATTTGAAATCAGCGAAAGCTATTGCGATTATTGATAATGGCCGTTCAGCTTCAGCGACGAAGGGAAGTTCTAGTATGGATGTGAATATGACTGGTGCTAGTTATGATTATAACCAAATTACCAGCGTTCCTGTTCAGTTTGGCCGTTATTTCTTGCCGATTGAATCAGAGAATGCGTTGAATGTGGTGATTATAGGTGCCAAAGTCTCAGAAAATCTACAAGCCACCGTAGGAGATCAAATCAAGTTAAATGGAATCAAATTTCAAGTGATAGGTATTATTGAGAAAAAGGGAAATGATATATTAAGTTTTGGAGGTACACCGGATGAAAAAGCATTTATTCCTTATTCTACTTTTTCAGCCGTATTCCAAAAGGATAAACCAGCGCCAGATATCGCTATTAAAGCGATGGACGATGATTTAGGTCAAGAGAATTTAGAGGGAGAAGTAACAGGTCTTATGCGTTCTTTACGTTCCATTAAGCCTAAACAAGAGAGTAATTTTGCCGTAAATCGTTTAGATGGGTTGAATCAATTTTTTGATGGAATCTTCGCAGCATTGAATGTGGCGGGTGCCTTAATCGCTGGATTCTCTTTACTCGTGGGTGGTTTCGGAATTGCTAATATTATGTTCGTTTCAGTTAAGGAACGCACTAATATTATTGGTATTCAAAAGTCTTTAGGAGCTAAAAATTACTTCATCCTTTTTCAGTTTCTTTTTGAAGCGGTATTCTTGAGTTTGATTGGAGGATTAGTGGGAATTGGACTGGTGGTCTTACTCACCTTAATTCCGCAGGATGCTTTGCCGCTGGTGCTTTCAATGAAGAATATTGTGACTGGATTATTTATCTCTAGCTTTATCGGAATTCTATCGGGAATTATCCCAGCTTGGGTAGCGGCTAAGATGGATCCAGTGATCGCCATTCGCTCGAAATAA
- the ruvA gene encoding Holliday junction branch migration protein RuvA, with the protein MIAYLKGKLAHKDRAHVIIDVNGVGYEVKISLQTYASLADGEESCKLFTHLQVKEDSHTLVGFHSMDEKLLFLDLISVSGIGLSTALVMLSSFSSNEIRSAIMNENIALIQSIKGIGSKSAQRVILELKDKCKKDTLFVEAGMASHDANYGHKQEALSALVTLGIPRTAAEKSLDTILKSNPDATVENLIKLALR; encoded by the coding sequence ATGATAGCTTATTTAAAAGGTAAATTAGCCCACAAAGATCGTGCGCACGTGATTATTGATGTGAATGGGGTGGGCTATGAGGTAAAGATCTCTTTGCAGACATACGCGTCTTTAGCTGATGGAGAAGAGAGTTGTAAGCTTTTTACGCATTTACAAGTAAAGGAAGATTCGCATACCTTGGTGGGTTTTCATTCCATGGATGAAAAGCTGTTGTTTTTGGATTTGATTTCTGTTTCAGGGATTGGTTTAAGTACGGCTTTGGTGATGTTGTCGTCTTTTTCTTCTAATGAAATTCGCTCAGCGATTATGAATGAAAATATTGCCTTGATTCAGTCCATTAAGGGAATTGGATCTAAATCAGCTCAGCGGGTTATCTTAGAATTGAAAGATAAGTGCAAGAAAGATACGCTATTTGTGGAAGCAGGTATGGCTTCACACGATGCGAATTATGGCCACAAACAGGAAGCCTTATCTGCTTTAGTTACTTTGGGTATTCCTCGCACGGCGGCAGAAAAGAGTTTAGATACTATTCTGAAGTCTAATCCTGATGCAACTGTTGAAAATTTAATCAAGTTAGCCTTGCGATAA
- the gatA gene encoding Asp-tRNA(Asn)/Glu-tRNA(Gln) amidotransferase subunit GatA yields MSNSNQPYAKIREKLLAGELSVSTIVAGHLDQIHKYNKALNAFLEVYEEEAMAKAALIDAKLKAGTAGKLAGMVVGIKDLLCYEGHHSYAGSKILDSFKSTFSATAVQRLLDEDAIIIGRQNCDEFGMGSTNENSAYGPVLNFANPAYVAGGSSGGSAVAVQAGMCQVSLGTDTGGSIRMPAAFCGVFGLKPTYGLVSRWGLIAYASSFDSIGPIANYISDARLVLDIIKGEDGQDSTLSSNVPAATPDNKRITFIKEVVEHPSLQPEIKAAFEVQVEKLRSLGYTVEGVDFPYIDQLLPTYYVLTTAESSSNLSRFDGVKFGHRTANPGDLMQLYKRTRQEGFGAEVQRRIMLGTFVLSADYYDAYYTKAQKVRRLIQDKTLSILTDYDFIISPTTSSTAYRLGEKTLDPIQMYLGDLFTVQANVAGIPGLSIPMGSDSVGLPMGFQLMTSPFQEAKMLDIGELLSKDVE; encoded by the coding sequence ATGAGTAATTCCAATCAACCCTATGCGAAAATCAGGGAGAAATTGTTAGCGGGTGAGCTTTCGGTTTCTACTATTGTCGCTGGCCATTTAGATCAAATTCATAAATACAACAAGGCTTTAAATGCTTTTTTGGAGGTATATGAAGAGGAAGCGATGGCGAAGGCTGCTCTAATTGATGCTAAATTAAAGGCAGGTACTGCCGGTAAGTTAGCAGGAATGGTCGTGGGGATTAAAGACTTACTTTGTTATGAAGGGCATCATTCCTATGCAGGAAGTAAGATTTTGGATTCATTTAAATCTACTTTTTCAGCTACTGCTGTTCAGCGTTTACTGGATGAAGATGCGATTATCATTGGTCGTCAAAACTGTGATGAGTTTGGGATGGGTAGTACGAATGAAAATTCTGCCTATGGTCCAGTTTTGAATTTCGCTAATCCAGCTTACGTAGCTGGAGGAAGTTCTGGAGGTTCGGCAGTTGCCGTTCAGGCAGGAATGTGCCAAGTTTCCTTAGGGACGGATACAGGAGGTTCGATTAGAATGCCTGCCGCTTTCTGTGGCGTATTCGGTTTGAAGCCTACCTATGGATTAGTTTCTCGTTGGGGATTAATTGCTTACGCGTCTTCTTTTGATTCGATAGGGCCGATTGCAAACTATATTTCGGATGCAAGATTAGTATTAGATATCATTAAAGGGGAGGATGGCCAAGATAGTACGTTGAGTTCCAATGTTCCAGCAGCTACACCAGATAATAAGCGAATCACTTTCATTAAAGAAGTTGTGGAGCATCCTAGTCTTCAGCCAGAGATTAAAGCAGCGTTTGAAGTACAAGTGGAGAAATTAAGAAGTTTAGGTTATACAGTTGAAGGTGTGGATTTTCCTTATATCGATCAATTGTTACCTACCTATTACGTTTTAACTACAGCAGAGTCGAGTTCGAATTTATCTCGTTTTGATGGAGTTAAGTTTGGTCATCGGACGGCTAATCCGGGTGATTTGATGCAGCTGTACAAGCGAACGCGTCAAGAGGGTTTTGGGGCTGAGGTGCAACGTCGTATCATGTTAGGCACCTTTGTATTAAGTGCGGATTATTATGATGCGTATTATACTAAAGCGCAGAAAGTACGTCGATTAATTCAGGATAAAACACTTTCGATTTTAACGGATTATGATTTTATCATTTCTCCTACGACTTCGTCTACTGCCTATCGTTTAGGGGAGAAAACGTTGGACCCTATCCAAATGTATTTAGGTGATTTGTTTACTGTACAGGCGAATGTGGCAGGAATTCCAGGTTTGTCGATTCCGATGGGATCCGATTCTGTTGGATTACCCATGGGTTTCCAATTAATGACTAGTCCTTTCCAAGAGGCTAAAATGTTAGATATAGGTGAATTATTAAGCAAAGATGTGGAATAG
- a CDS encoding Sec-independent protein translocase subunit TatA/TatB produces the protein MNASILLFLNSLGGGEMLLIGLLILLFFGGKKLPELMKGLGKGIREFQNAKNDVKDQINKELDDTKE, from the coding sequence ATGAATGCAAGCATATTATTATTTTTAAATAGCCTTGGTGGTGGCGAAATGCTATTGATTGGCTTATTGATTTTATTGTTTTTTGGAGGGAAGAAACTTCCAGAATTAATGAAAGGCCTTGGAAAAGGTATTCGCGAGTTTCAAAATGCGAAGAATGATGTAAAAGATCAAATCAACAAAGAGTTAGACGATACGAAAGAATAA